In Paenibacillus hexagrammi, the following are encoded in one genomic region:
- a CDS encoding ThuA domain-containing protein, whose amino-acid sequence MSRKVRVTVWNEFRHEKESEIVRKAYPDGIHTAIGEGLGSVVDVTYATLDDAEHGLSEEVLNNTDVLIWWGHKAHDEVQDEIVNRVHDRVLKGMGLIVLHSGHFSKVFKKLMGTGCDLKWREADEKERIWVVAPSHPIVEGIGEYIELEAEEMYGEHFDIPQPDELIMVSWFEGGEVFRSGCTFTRGQGKIFYFRPGHETYRTYYNEQIRRVISNAVQWAAPTTREYPKYGNHKPLETIKGKA is encoded by the coding sequence ATGAGTCGAAAAGTAAGAGTAACCGTATGGAACGAATTCCGGCATGAAAAAGAAAGTGAAATTGTACGTAAGGCCTACCCAGACGGTATACATACAGCCATTGGTGAAGGGCTAGGCAGCGTAGTTGATGTGACATACGCGACACTGGATGATGCAGAGCACGGACTTTCGGAAGAAGTGCTGAACAATACGGACGTATTGATTTGGTGGGGACATAAAGCTCACGATGAGGTACAGGATGAAATCGTAAACCGCGTTCATGATCGCGTCCTGAAAGGGATGGGGCTGATTGTTCTGCACTCCGGCCACTTCTCCAAAGTGTTCAAAAAGCTGATGGGCACAGGCTGCGACCTGAAATGGCGCGAAGCTGATGAAAAAGAACGAATTTGGGTTGTCGCTCCAAGCCATCCGATCGTAGAGGGAATTGGCGAGTACATCGAGCTGGAAGCCGAAGAAATGTACGGCGAGCATTTTGATATCCCGCAGCCTGACGAGCTGATCATGGTCAGCTGGTTCGAGGGCGGCGAAGTGTTCCGCAGCGGCTGCACCTTCACACGCGGACAAGGCAAGATTTTCTACTTCCGCCCGGGTCACGAAACCTACCGTACCTACTACAACGAGCAAATTCGCCGCGTCATCAGCAACGCCGTGCAATGGGCAGCGCCGACAACCCGCGAATATCCGAAATACGGCAACCACAAGCCGCTTGAAACGATTAAAGGCAAAGCTTAA
- a CDS encoding metallophosphoesterase: protein MATKQTADAPIRMDADSMTSQQGAATAVLHASPETTTSQQRLGESARNRLPVQILHSVFEGKHWRVLAQTRDGQKVSFLHEEHLPSGGQGELQIPPSEAFLYPFSHERQIINMSRILVISDIHGHVDGARLLLKLAAYEPGKDELILLGDFIDMDPATWGALSFIRSLTEQGAIAIAGNMERMLLREAASRQGGMTAEFTANIDFVSKLPLYYVKSPYLFVHAGLRPGVPLEEQTPDDLTTIRDEFWRGEPFGLPYTIIFGHTPTQRLGAPPGAPWFSPGRLGIDTGAKHGLRLSLLDLTEQTLYSCSTSPATLYLDARKTEVRAHFAKRRRNHDVYENQQP, encoded by the coding sequence ATGGCTACTAAGCAAACGGCCGATGCACCAATTCGGATGGATGCAGATAGCATGACTTCACAACAAGGAGCTGCCACAGCTGTACTTCATGCAAGCCCTGAGACTACTACTTCACAGCAAAGGCTTGGCGAATCTGCACGTAACCGCTTGCCGGTGCAAATTCTGCACAGCGTATTTGAAGGGAAGCATTGGCGCGTGCTCGCCCAGACCCGGGACGGGCAAAAGGTCTCGTTCCTGCATGAGGAGCACCTCCCATCAGGTGGACAGGGTGAGCTGCAGATCCCGCCCTCAGAAGCTTTTCTATATCCGTTCAGTCACGAAAGGCAGATTATCAACATGTCACGCATTCTTGTCATATCCGATATTCACGGGCATGTAGATGGGGCCCGCCTATTATTAAAGTTGGCTGCATATGAACCGGGCAAGGATGAACTCATCCTGCTGGGGGATTTTATTGATATGGACCCCGCCACCTGGGGCGCTCTCTCCTTCATTCGATCCCTGACTGAGCAAGGGGCTATAGCTATTGCAGGCAATATGGAGCGGATGCTGCTCAGAGAAGCAGCATCACGCCAAGGGGGGATGACCGCCGAATTTACCGCGAATATCGATTTTGTCAGTAAGCTTCCGCTCTATTACGTCAAGTCGCCTTACCTATTCGTACATGCAGGGCTGCGACCCGGTGTTCCGCTTGAAGAGCAGACACCGGATGATTTGACGACGATCCGGGATGAATTTTGGAGGGGCGAGCCGTTCGGGCTGCCCTACACGATTATCTTCGGACATACGCCTACGCAGAGACTTGGCGCTCCCCCCGGCGCTCCCTGGTTTAGCCCCGGACGACTTGGCATCGACACCGGCGCTAAGCACGGCCTCCGTTTGAGTTTGTTAGACTTGACCGAGCAGACTCTCTACTCCTGTTCGACCTCCCCCGCCACGCTGTATCTGGATGCCAGAAAGACCGAGGTAAGAGCTCATTTTGCCAAACGAAGGAGGAATCATGATGTCTATGAAAATCAGCAGCCGTAG